One window of the Rhipicephalus sanguineus isolate Rsan-2018 chromosome 4, BIME_Rsan_1.4, whole genome shotgun sequence genome contains the following:
- the LOC119391100 gene encoding ubiquitin-conjugating enzyme E2 Z translates to MATPQEQAPDAMPSTSAATDETDDETDNELLNSYVDVSSDYDSDDETDKSSLAAMKFAMSAAASGTKSAGNAIDAHFSALKVNPSLESLASKMNHWEPTLCEYEETTPQCRLRAKRDIMDLLSDPPPGVYIAPAEHNITLIDALVLGPADTPYEGGFFHFLLQCPPDYPIKPPRVRLMNTGSGRVRFNPNLYECGKVCLSILGTWTGPAWSPAQCISSVLISIQSLLSENPYYNEPGFENERRPGDSKQYNLIVQHETIRVAVCDAIEACLNGSSLCPPPLREVMLNTFPDYYEKYEKAVVSNVDLTGRVMEDPFGTRRGHFQYKTLLERLRTLRGQVQEWLEATRERSE, encoded by the coding sequence ATGGCGACGCCCCAAGAGCAAGCTCCGGACGCCATGCCTAGCACCAGCGCCGCGACGGACGAGACCGACGACGAGACCGACAACGAGTTACTCAATTCGTACGTCGACGTCTCGAGCGACTACGACAGCGACGACGAGACTGACAAGTCGTCTTTAGCAGCGATGAAATTCGCAATGAGCGCCGCCGCGTCCGGCACAAAATCGGCTGGCAACGCGATCGACGCACACTTCTCCGCGCTCAAGGTGAACCCGAGCCTCGAGTCCTTGGCGAGCAAGATGAACCACTGGGAGCCGACTCTCTGCGAGTACGAGGAGACGACGCCGCAGTGCCGGTTGCGCGCCAAGCGCGACATCATGGACCTTCTCAGCGATCCGCCACCGGGAGTGTACATCGCGCCCGCGGAGCACAATATCACCCTGATCGACGCGCTGGTGCTGGGCCCCGCCGACACGCCGTACGAGGGCGGCTTCTTCCACTTCCTGTTACAGTGCCCGCCCGACTACCCGATCAAGCCACCGCGCGTCCGCCTCATGAACACCGGCTCCGGTCGCGTGCGCTTCAACCCGAACCTCTACGAGTGCGGCAAGGTGTGCCTCAGCATACTGGGCACCTGGACAGGGCCGGCCTGGAGTCCCGCGCAGTGCATTTCGAGTGTGCTCATTTCGATCCAGTCGCTGCTCTCGGAGAACCCGTACTACAACGAGCCGGGCTTCGAAAACGAGAGGCGGCCGGGTGATTCCAAGCAGTACAACCTGATCGTGCAGCACGAGACGATCCGCGTGGCCGTGTGCGACGCCATCGAGGCCTGCCTCAACGGATCGTCGCTGTGCCCGCCTCCCTTGAGGGAGGTGATGCTCAACACGTTCCCggactactacgaaaagtacgAGAAGGCGGTCGTGTCCAACGTAGATCTGACGGGCAGGGTCATGGAAGATCCGTTCGGCACCAGGAGGGGACACTTCCAGTACAAGACCTTGCTCGAGCGACTGCGGACACTGAGAGGACAAGTACAAGAGTGGTTGGAGGCTACGCGGGAACGGAGCGAATAA